One Candidatus Edwardsbacteria bacterium genomic window carries:
- the zapB gene encoding cell division protein ZapB encodes MSLDALEALEERIDKAVGTITQLKKDRDQLEGENARLKGQLETLNKKIKSMEDKGGDLASLQDENRQLKGSQEELKSKLENIIGKLEKLQQ; translated from the coding sequence ATGAGCTTAGACGCACTGGAGGCACTGGAGGAAAGGATCGACAAGGCGGTGGGGACCATCACCCAGTTAAAGAAGGATAGGGATCAACTGGAGGGCGAGAACGCCCGGCTAAAGGGACAGCTGGAGACCCTGAATAAAAAGATCAAGTCTATGGAGGATAAGGGCGGGGACCTGGCGTCCCTGCAGGATGAGAACCGGCAGCTTAAGGGATCGCAGGAAGAGCTTAAGAGCAAGCTGGAAAACATAATAGGCAAGCTGGAGAAGCTCCAGCAATAG
- a CDS encoding cell division protein ZapA, whose protein sequence is MAESKPGIKVEIFGNEYRIKGQADAEYVKRVAAYVDEKMRQLSQLSVTGAVSKIAILTAINIADELFRERQEREKAMEKLSHRLEQIGE, encoded by the coding sequence ATGGCCGAATCCAAACCGGGCATAAAAGTTGAGATCTTCGGGAACGAATACCGGATCAAAGGGCAGGCGGACGCCGAATACGTAAAGCGGGTGGCCGCCTACGTGGACGAGAAGATGCGCCAGCTGTCCCAGCTATCGGTGACCGGGGCCGTTTCCAAGATCGCCATTCTTACCGCCATCAACATCGCCGACGAGCTGTTCCGGGAAAGACAGGAGCGCGAGAAGGCCATGGAGAAGCTCAGCCACCGGCTGGAGCAGATCGGCGAATAA
- the rny gene encoding ribonuclease Y, with translation MMTVIWIIIAVAGTGLGSFLGYLIHQKISEAKLAGAEKLAEKVIAEAQREAATYKKAAAVQAKEESYRLKTNFEKETQSRRQELKDYEHRITEKEKQIDHKVDIINRKEKDVEVRERELVAKERVIRAKDERLTTLIDEQNTKLEQIAGLTQEEAKKILMQNLETQVRHESAQMMKVIRDEAKENAEKEARQIISMAVQRYAGEHTAETTVSVVPLASDEMKGRIIGREGRNIRAFEAATGVEVLIDDTPEAIVISAFDPVRREVARMAMEKLVSDGRIQPARIEEVIEKAQKDVDRSIKEAGESLALEVGVPGLHPELLLLLGRLKYRTSYGQNVLQHSKEVAFLASMMAGELELDSALAKRAGLLHDIGKAVDHNIEGTHSQIGMDIAKRYGESAIVINAVGAHHEDIEFISPISVLIAAADAISGARPGARRESLEAYVKRLEKLEEVAYSFSGVSKAYAIQAGREVRIIVTPEDVSDSRTTEMANEIAHKVESSLQYPGQIKVTVIRETRGIGYAK, from the coding sequence ATGATGACAGTGATCTGGATAATTATTGCCGTGGCCGGCACCGGACTGGGGTCCTTTTTGGGATATTTGATACATCAGAAGATCTCCGAGGCCAAACTGGCCGGGGCCGAGAAGCTGGCCGAGAAGGTGATCGCCGAGGCCCAGCGCGAGGCGGCCACCTACAAGAAGGCGGCGGCGGTGCAGGCCAAGGAGGAATCATACCGGCTGAAGACCAATTTTGAGAAAGAGACCCAGAGCCGGCGCCAGGAGCTCAAGGATTACGAGCACCGGATAACCGAGAAGGAAAAGCAGATCGACCACAAGGTGGACATCATCAACCGCAAGGAGAAGGACGTCGAGGTCCGGGAGCGGGAGCTGGTGGCCAAGGAGCGGGTGATCCGGGCCAAGGACGAGCGCCTGACCACCCTGATAGACGAGCAGAACACCAAACTGGAGCAGATCGCCGGCCTGACCCAGGAGGAGGCCAAGAAGATACTGATGCAGAACCTGGAGACCCAGGTGCGCCACGAGTCGGCCCAGATGATGAAGGTCATCCGCGACGAGGCCAAGGAGAACGCCGAGAAGGAGGCCCGCCAGATCATCTCCATGGCGGTCCAGCGCTACGCCGGGGAGCACACCGCCGAGACCACCGTGTCGGTGGTGCCGCTGGCCAGCGACGAGATGAAGGGACGGATCATTGGCCGGGAGGGCCGCAATATCCGGGCTTTCGAGGCCGCCACCGGGGTGGAGGTGCTGATCGACGACACCCCGGAGGCCATCGTGATCTCGGCCTTCGACCCGGTGCGCCGGGAGGTGGCCCGGATGGCCATGGAGAAGCTGGTGTCCGACGGGCGGATCCAGCCGGCCCGCATCGAGGAGGTCATCGAAAAGGCCCAGAAGGATGTGGACCGCAGCATCAAGGAGGCCGGGGAATCACTGGCCCTGGAGGTGGGGGTGCCGGGACTGCATCCCGAACTGCTGCTGCTGCTGGGACGGCTCAAATACCGCACCAGCTACGGCCAGAACGTCCTGCAGCACTCCAAGGAAGTGGCCTTTCTGGCCAGCATGATGGCCGGGGAGCTGGAGCTGGATTCGGCCCTGGCCAAGCGGGCCGGGCTGCTGCATGACATCGGCAAGGCGGTGGACCACAACATCGAGGGCACCCACAGCCAGATCGGCATGGACATCGCCAAACGCTACGGCGAGTCGGCCATAGTGATCAACGCCGTCGGGGCCCATCACGAGGACATCGAGTTCATCTCGCCCATATCGGTGCTGATCGCGGCGGCCGACGCCATCTCCGGGGCCCGGCCGGGCGCCAGAAGGGAATCGCTGGAGGCCTATGTCAAGCGGCTGGAGAAGCTGGAGGAGGTGGCTTATTCTTTCAGCGGGGTCAGCAAGGCCTACGCCATCCAGGCCGGGCGCGAGGTCCGGATCATCGTCACCCCGGAGGATGTCAGCGACAGCCGGACCACCGAGATGGCCAACGAGATCGCCCACAAGGTGGAGTCGTCCCTGCAGTATCCCGGGCAGATCAAGGTGACGGTCATCCGCGAAACGCGGGGGATAGGCTACGCAAAATAA
- a CDS encoding TIGR00282 family metallophosphoesterase — translation MKILFIGDIIGRPGRMAVEKLLPGLIEEHQIDFVIANGENAAAGFGLTPAVLDNLFALGIDVVTSGNHLWDKKDILPRLKKEPRLLRPANYPPEVPGTSFGVYEDKQGHKVGVFNLLGRVFMPAVDCPFRIADQVIAGLKKETEIIIVDMHAEATSEKIALGWYLDGRVSAVIGTHTHVMTADQRVLPKGTAYITDAGMTGGFDSVIGMEKEPIIEKFLTQLPTKFEVAEGDVRFNGVVVEVDEQSGKAKAIKRIIINT, via the coding sequence ATGAAAATTCTTTTTATTGGCGATATCATCGGGCGGCCGGGCCGCATGGCGGTGGAGAAGCTGCTGCCGGGCTTGATCGAAGAGCATCAGATCGACTTCGTGATAGCCAACGGAGAGAATGCCGCAGCCGGCTTCGGCCTGACCCCGGCGGTGCTGGACAACCTTTTTGCCCTGGGCATAGACGTGGTCACTTCCGGCAATCATCTATGGGACAAGAAGGATATCCTGCCCCGGCTCAAAAAAGAGCCCCGCCTGTTGCGTCCGGCCAATTATCCGCCGGAGGTGCCGGGAACCAGCTTCGGGGTCTATGAGGACAAGCAGGGACACAAGGTGGGCGTCTTCAACCTGCTGGGCCGGGTGTTCATGCCGGCGGTGGATTGCCCGTTCAGAATTGCCGACCAGGTGATAGCCGGGCTGAAGAAGGAGACCGAGATCATCATCGTGGACATGCACGCCGAGGCCACCTCCGAGAAGATCGCTTTGGGCTGGTATTTGGACGGCCGGGTCTCCGCGGTGATAGGCACCCACACCCATGTGATGACCGCCGACCAGCGGGTGCTGCCCAAAGGCACGGCCTATATCACCGACGCCGGGATGACCGGCGGGTTCGACAGCGTGATCGGCATGGAGAAGGAGCCGATAATCGAGAAGTTTTTGACCCAACTGCCTACCAAGTTCGAAGTGGCCGAGGGGGATGTGAGGTTCAACGGGGTGGTGGTGGAGGTGGATGAGCAGAGCGGGAAGGCGAAAGCCATAAAAAGAATAATAATTAATACATAG
- the tnpA gene encoding IS200/IS605 family transposase, translating to MPKVHYELFYHFVWHTKDDKPYIDEEIERYLFACIGQKCKQEGYHLLAINGTEDHVHILLSLRPAQLISDVAHALKGSTSYDVNKHFQGKKQLYWQNGYGVLSVSKQAVPRIKIYISGQKVHHEKGELLKEFEDCEGSEEP from the coding sequence ATGCCGAAGGTTCATTACGAATTGTTTTATCATTTTGTTTGGCACACCAAGGATGATAAACCATATATCGACGAAGAGATTGAGCGTTATTTATTTGCCTGCATCGGGCAAAAATGCAAACAAGAAGGTTATCATTTATTGGCGATAAACGGCACGGAGGATCATGTCCATATATTGCTGTCCTTGCGTCCGGCACAATTGATATCCGATGTAGCCCATGCGTTAAAAGGCAGTACATCGTACGATGTAAATAAACATTTCCAAGGCAAAAAACAATTATATTGGCAAAACGGTTATGGCGTTTTATCCGTGAGCAAACAGGCTGTGCCAAGGATCAAAATTTATATCAGCGGGCAGAAAGTGCATCATGAAAAGGGCGAGTTACTAAAGGAATTCGAAGATTGTGAAGGCTCGGAGGAGCCTTGA